Proteins from one Candidatus Desulfovibrio trichonymphae genomic window:
- a CDS encoding ribosome maturation factor RimP: MIENTIKETVIRLAEPVVDSLGLVLWGVEIQRAGRMIVRLYVDTHPELRQTQGVDASPSIDQCEEISRHLGLALEVEDLIAAAYTLEVSTPGLMRVFFDLEQLRPYLGDIMEVKLHMPITLGQHNDTDVACAHRRLWRGRLAAVQDDFFVLEPVTVTAEGDVYPETLPPVSLPWATVRSVNRMHIFRRPVKPGKARAENTPPFN, encoded by the coding sequence ATGATTGAAAACACTATTAAAGAGACTGTTATCCGACTGGCAGAACCTGTTGTTGACTCCTTGGGACTTGTGCTGTGGGGAGTGGAAATACAGCGCGCAGGACGCATGATTGTGCGGCTCTATGTGGATACTCATCCGGAACTGAGGCAAACACAAGGTGTTGACGCATCTCCCAGCATAGATCAGTGTGAAGAAATTTCGCGCCACCTTGGCTTGGCCTTGGAAGTGGAAGATCTTATTGCTGCGGCGTATACACTGGAAGTGTCCACTCCCGGGCTCATGCGCGTCTTTTTTGATCTTGAACAATTGCGTCCATATCTTGGCGACATAATGGAAGTAAAATTGCATATGCCCATTACATTGGGACAACACAACGATACAGACGTCGCTTGCGCGCACCGCCGTCTCTGGCGCGGAAGGCTTGCCGCAGTCCAAGACGATTTTTTTGTGCTGGAACCTGTTACAGTAACCGCTGAAGGCGACGTATACCCTGAAACACTTCCGCCTGTATCTTTGCCGTGGGCAACTGTACGCAGTGTAAACCGCATGCATATTTTTCGCCGGCCTGTCAAACCGGGAAAGGCACGAGCAGAAAACACGCCGCCATTCAATTAA
- the nusA gene encoding transcription termination factor NusA, giving the protein MNLELKKAIEQISKDKGLDRDMLIDTLEDAVRTSVLRRFSDETDVEVTYNDETGDIEVFQFKIVVSDGNVENTDTQISLTEARSHDPSVQLDDEVGFRVKVADLGRIAAQSAKQVIIQRMRDAEQEIIYEEYKDRIGEIVSGIVQRRDKGGWIINLGRTEAILPREDQIPREHYKRGDRVQALIIDVRKEGRGPQVVISRVHRDYMAALFRREVPEVDEGIVQIIGVARDPGSRAKVAVLSRERDVDPVGACVGVRGSRIQNIVQELHGERIDIVIWSPDIATYARNSLAPALVLRIVVDEEENLLEIIVPDDQLTNAIGRKGQNVKLAARLLGWKVDIFTERRYNEANAIGHGLEQVASVAEVSIEALLSAGYSSLDRLRDADDEELAEKLSISSARIADLRSAINFLAPVVEESPKPSSVHHPAGVVQSAEQDKTTAERLDNAGE; this is encoded by the coding sequence ATGAATCTTGAACTCAAAAAGGCCATTGAGCAGATCAGCAAAGACAAGGGCCTTGACCGCGACATGCTTATTGACACGCTGGAAGACGCGGTCCGCACTTCTGTGTTGCGCCGCTTTAGTGATGAGACAGATGTTGAAGTGACCTATAACGACGAAACCGGCGACATTGAGGTGTTCCAATTTAAAATTGTTGTCTCTGATGGTAATGTGGAAAACACAGATACGCAAATATCCTTGACGGAAGCGCGCAGTCACGATCCCAGTGTTCAGCTTGACGACGAAGTGGGTTTTCGCGTCAAAGTGGCGGATCTTGGCCGGATTGCGGCACAGTCGGCCAAGCAGGTCATTATTCAACGTATGCGTGACGCAGAGCAGGAAATTATTTATGAAGAATACAAGGATCGTATTGGCGAAATTGTCTCCGGCATAGTCCAGCGCCGTGACAAAGGCGGTTGGATTATAAACCTTGGCCGTACAGAAGCCATTTTACCCCGTGAAGACCAAATCCCTAGGGAACATTATAAACGAGGCGACCGGGTTCAGGCGCTCATCATTGATGTGCGCAAGGAGGGTCGAGGGCCACAGGTTGTCATATCCCGCGTACACCGCGACTATATGGCGGCGCTCTTCCGTCGTGAAGTTCCGGAAGTCGATGAGGGCATTGTTCAGATTATAGGTGTGGCACGTGACCCCGGCTCCCGCGCGAAGGTTGCTGTGCTTTCTCGTGAACGGGATGTGGACCCTGTAGGCGCCTGCGTTGGCGTACGTGGTTCGCGCATACAGAATATCGTGCAGGAATTGCACGGAGAACGCATTGATATTGTGATCTGGAGTCCGGATATCGCCACCTACGCCCGCAACTCCCTTGCTCCGGCACTGGTCTTACGCATTGTTGTGGACGAAGAAGAAAATCTTCTCGAAATTATTGTACCCGACGACCAGCTCACCAACGCCATTGGCCGCAAAGGCCAAAATGTCAAACTGGCGGCACGTCTTTTAGGGTGGAAAGTAGATATATTTACCGAGCGCCGCTACAACGAGGCCAATGCCATCGGCCACGGCCTTGAACAGGTGGCCAGCGTAGCTGAGGTTTCTATTGAGGCACTGCTGTCGGCAGGGTATTCTTCACTGGACAGGCTGCGTGATGCCGATGATGAAGAACTTGCAGAAAAGCTGTCTATCAGTTCTGCGCGCATAGCGGATTTGCGTTCTGCCATTAACTTTCTCGCGCCGGTCGTAGAAGAATCGCCGAAACCCTCGTCCGTGCATCATCCCGCTGGTGTCGTGCAGTCTGCGGAACAGGACAAAACAACGGCTGAGCGCCTTGACAATGCCGGTGAATAG
- a CDS encoding DUF448 domain-containing protein produces the protein MCVICRRRFPKAVLTRHTMMAQGNLIIDSEKIRFGRGLYLCSDPCCMVKFAQYMPCTKRRGDKYARRKDQN, from the coding sequence ATGTGCGTTATTTGTCGGCGGCGTTTTCCTAAAGCCGTTTTAACGCGACATACGATGATGGCTCAAGGCAATTTGATTATTGACTCAGAAAAAATCAGATTCGGCAGAGGATTGTATCTATGCTCCGATCCCTGCTGCATGGTAAAATTTGCACAATACATGCCCTGTACTAAGCGTAGGGGGGACAAGTATGCCCGAAGAAAAGATCAAAATTAA